One genomic window of Cyprinus carpio isolate SPL01 chromosome A23, ASM1834038v1, whole genome shotgun sequence includes the following:
- the LOC109110925 gene encoding CDK5 and ABL1 enzyme substrate 2-like isoform X2 — protein sequence MAAAACGPRGCPRTNSVKPHKEHLRKSRDSRRRQAALLFLTNISLDGRPVYNLSNGLVGPREAESRCVEVGASAVTGPPHSTTSSYGTFTQVSSISGGAATPLPRTNTYPAPLSPPPAFNNQGSCDVFTEDGRTDPLSVQGPPRSPTSGPLNPFSGSSNVKSPSQFPASTPVPDPRQRTRNLSGSPGPKVSKKVHFIKNMRQYDTRGSSDSKLEAQRQRHSSGGGGDMVPGLEGVEVDFGKTVSYARFLLPTNALVRQKSSGPPDISTAQMPVSRNRINGQKNFTPSRINSAVGQDTCVLHGVDELSDYDPNLLSDPQWPCGKHKRVLIFASYVTTVIEYVKPSDLKKDMNETFKEKFPHIKLTLSKIRSLKREMRSVSEECGLQPVTIAMAYVYFEKLVLQGRLNKHNRKLVSAACVLLAAKISSDLKKQEVKQLIDRLEERFRINCKELISLEFTVLVALEMALYLPDSKVMPHYRRLVQQG from the exons ATGGCGGCCGCTGCTTGCGGTCCTCGCGGCTGTCCTAGGACTAATTCAGTCAAACCACACAAAGAACATCTGCGAAAAAGCCGAGATTCCCGTCGCAGACAAGCAGCACTGTTGTTTCTCACCAATATATCTTTGGACGGACGACCGGTTTATAACCTAAGCAATGGACTCGTTGGCCCCAGGGAAGCCGAGAGCCGGTGTGTGGAGGTCGGCGCGTCAGCAGTGACGGGTCCCCCTCACTCGACAACCAGCAGCTACGGAACCTTCACCCAAGTGTCATCCATCAGCGGGGGAGCAGCGACCCCTCTACCGAGGACTAACACTTACCCTGCCCCTCTGAGCCCTCCTCCAGCGTTTAATAATCAAGGGAGCTGCGACGTTTTCACGGAGGATGGACGAACAGATCCTTTGTCAGTCCAGGGACCCCCGCGTTCACCGACCTCTGGACCGCTGAATCCGTTTTCAGGATCCAGTAACGTTAAATCACCCAGCCAATTCCCCGCTTCTACTCCTGTTCCCGATCCGCGACAAAG GACACGTAACCTCTCTGGGTCTCCAGGGCCAAAGGTTTCCAAGAAGGTGCATTTCATCAAGAATATGAGACAGTATGACACTCGAGGGAGCAG TGACTCTAAACTAGAAGCCCAGAGACAGAGACACTCTTCTGGTGGGGGAGGTGATATGGTCCCTGGACTGGAGGGCGTGGAGGTGGACTTTGGAAAG ACAGTATCATATGCCCGTTTTCTGCTTCCAACTAATGCCTTGGTCAGGCAGAAGAGCAGCGGCCCACCTGACATCAGTACAGCTCAGATGCCAGTGTCTCGCAACCGTATTAACGGGCAGAAGAACTTCACCCCTTCTCGAATCAACAGCGCAGTTGGACAAGATACCTGTGTGTTACATg GTGTGGACGAGCTATCAGACTATGACCCCAACTTACTCAGTGACCCCCAGTGGCCTTGTGGGAAGCACAAGCGAGTCTTAATTTTCGCATCTTATGTG ACTACGGTTATTGAGTATGTGAAACCGTCTGACTTGAAGAAAGACATGAACGAGACATTCAAGGAGAAGTTTCCTCACATAAAGCTGACACTCAGCAAAATCAGAAG TTTGAAAAGGGAGATGCGCTCGGTGAGCGAAGAGTGTGGCCTACAGCCGGTTACCATAGCTATGGCTTATGTTTACTTTGAGAAGCTGGTTCTGCAAGGGAGGCTGAACAAGCACAACCGAAAGCTGGTGTCTGCTGCTTGCGTTTTATTAGCTGCCAAGATCAGCAGTGACCTCAAGAAACAAGAGGTCAAGCAGCTGATCGAT AGGTTGGAGGAGCGTTTCCGAATAAATTGCAAGGAGTTGATTTCCCTGGAGTTCACGGTTCTGGTTGCCTTGGAGATGGCACTCTACCTCCCAGACAGCAAGGTCATGCCTCACTATCGCAGACTTGTGCAGCAGGGCTGA
- the LOC109110925 gene encoding CDK5 and ABL1 enzyme substrate 2-like isoform X1, translating to MAAAACGPRGCPRTNSVKPHKEHLRKSRDSRRRQAALLFLTNISLDGRPVYNLSNGLVGPREAESRCVEVGASAVTGPPHSTTSSYGTFTQVSSISGGAATPLPRTNTYPAPLSPPPAFNNQGSCDVFTEDGRTDPLSVQGPPRSPTSGPLNPFSGSSNVKSPSQFPASTPVPDPRQRTRNLSGSPGPKVSKKVHFIKNMRQYDTRGSRVVLICAKRSLCAAFSVLPYGESYHTSDSKLEAQRQRHSSGGGGDMVPGLEGVEVDFGKTVSYARFLLPTNALVRQKSSGPPDISTAQMPVSRNRINGQKNFTPSRINSAVGQDTCVLHGVDELSDYDPNLLSDPQWPCGKHKRVLIFASYVTTVIEYVKPSDLKKDMNETFKEKFPHIKLTLSKIRSLKREMRSVSEECGLQPVTIAMAYVYFEKLVLQGRLNKHNRKLVSAACVLLAAKISSDLKKQEVKQLIDRLEERFRINCKELISLEFTVLVALEMALYLPDSKVMPHYRRLVQQG from the exons ATGGCGGCCGCTGCTTGCGGTCCTCGCGGCTGTCCTAGGACTAATTCAGTCAAACCACACAAAGAACATCTGCGAAAAAGCCGAGATTCCCGTCGCAGACAAGCAGCACTGTTGTTTCTCACCAATATATCTTTGGACGGACGACCGGTTTATAACCTAAGCAATGGACTCGTTGGCCCCAGGGAAGCCGAGAGCCGGTGTGTGGAGGTCGGCGCGTCAGCAGTGACGGGTCCCCCTCACTCGACAACCAGCAGCTACGGAACCTTCACCCAAGTGTCATCCATCAGCGGGGGAGCAGCGACCCCTCTACCGAGGACTAACACTTACCCTGCCCCTCTGAGCCCTCCTCCAGCGTTTAATAATCAAGGGAGCTGCGACGTTTTCACGGAGGATGGACGAACAGATCCTTTGTCAGTCCAGGGACCCCCGCGTTCACCGACCTCTGGACCGCTGAATCCGTTTTCAGGATCCAGTAACGTTAAATCACCCAGCCAATTCCCCGCTTCTACTCCTGTTCCCGATCCGCGACAAAG GACACGTAACCTCTCTGGGTCTCCAGGGCCAAAGGTTTCCAAGAAGGTGCATTTCATCAAGAATATGAGACAGTATGACACTCGAGGGAGCAG GGTTGTGCTGATCTGTGCCAAGAGATCCCTGTGTGCTGCTTTCTCTGTATTGCCCTATGGAGAGAGTTATCACACCAG TGACTCTAAACTAGAAGCCCAGAGACAGAGACACTCTTCTGGTGGGGGAGGTGATATGGTCCCTGGACTGGAGGGCGTGGAGGTGGACTTTGGAAAG ACAGTATCATATGCCCGTTTTCTGCTTCCAACTAATGCCTTGGTCAGGCAGAAGAGCAGCGGCCCACCTGACATCAGTACAGCTCAGATGCCAGTGTCTCGCAACCGTATTAACGGGCAGAAGAACTTCACCCCTTCTCGAATCAACAGCGCAGTTGGACAAGATACCTGTGTGTTACATg GTGTGGACGAGCTATCAGACTATGACCCCAACTTACTCAGTGACCCCCAGTGGCCTTGTGGGAAGCACAAGCGAGTCTTAATTTTCGCATCTTATGTG ACTACGGTTATTGAGTATGTGAAACCGTCTGACTTGAAGAAAGACATGAACGAGACATTCAAGGAGAAGTTTCCTCACATAAAGCTGACACTCAGCAAAATCAGAAG TTTGAAAAGGGAGATGCGCTCGGTGAGCGAAGAGTGTGGCCTACAGCCGGTTACCATAGCTATGGCTTATGTTTACTTTGAGAAGCTGGTTCTGCAAGGGAGGCTGAACAAGCACAACCGAAAGCTGGTGTCTGCTGCTTGCGTTTTATTAGCTGCCAAGATCAGCAGTGACCTCAAGAAACAAGAGGTCAAGCAGCTGATCGAT AGGTTGGAGGAGCGTTTCCGAATAAATTGCAAGGAGTTGATTTCCCTGGAGTTCACGGTTCTGGTTGCCTTGGAGATGGCACTCTACCTCCCAGACAGCAAGGTCATGCCTCACTATCGCAGACTTGTGCAGCAGGGCTGA